A section of the Leptotrichia sp. HSP-342 genome encodes:
- a CDS encoding response regulator transcription factor — MKVLVFNKNEKTRMVVGQLLKELSFNVILAENEEQMLDALKTESLDIAFLDISSIEDFPLAIERVLRYKKQSYILMAIEQDDRYAKTEALLKGIDDYIYNDFRLEELSAKFRAIVRILNKRLTEDEMGILTAYDLTLNPANREVKRDGKEIELTNKEFLLLEYFLRNKNRVLTRTMISEKIWDIDFVSESNIVDVYVNFLRSKIDKGHEQKIIKTVRSVGYIIKE; from the coding sequence ATGAAAGTGTTAGTATTTAATAAAAATGAAAAAACTAGAATGGTAGTGGGACAGTTATTAAAAGAATTAAGTTTTAATGTTATATTAGCAGAAAATGAAGAACAAATGTTAGATGCCTTAAAGACAGAATCTCTTGACATTGCTTTTTTAGATATAAGTTCAATAGAAGATTTTCCATTGGCAATTGAAAGGGTATTGAGATATAAAAAACAAAGCTATATTTTGATGGCAATCGAGCAAGATGATAGATACGCAAAAACAGAGGCTCTATTAAAAGGAATAGATGACTATATATATAATGACTTTAGACTAGAAGAACTTTCTGCTAAATTTAGAGCAATCGTAAGAATTTTAAACAAACGTTTGACTGAAGATGAAATGGGTATTCTGACAGCTTACGACTTGACATTAAATCCTGCAAATAGAGAAGTTAAGCGTGATGGCAAGGAAATAGAATTAACAAATAAAGAGTTTCTATTACTAGAATATTTCCTAAGAAACAAAAATAGAGTGCTTACAAGAACAATGATTTCTGAAAAAATATGGGATATAGACTTTGTTTCAGAAAGTAATATTGTAGATGTGTATGTCAATTTTTTAAGATCAAAAATAGATAAAGGACATGAACAAAAAATTATTAAGACTGTAAGAAGTGTAGGATACATTATAAAAGAATAA
- a CDS encoding Mrp/NBP35 family ATP-binding protein, translating to MQTNPALAERKQRIDSNMSKIKHKIVVMSGKGGVGKSTTSVNLAYGLSLRGYKVGILDADLHGPNIPIMFGKEGVKLSKISEPLEISENLHISSLSFFVPDNSPVVWKGPQKITAIMEMLEGIRWGEIDFLIVDLPPGTGDETLGIAQNIGTDSKAIVVTTPQKVSILDSTRALNFAKLINLNVLGIIENMSGFICPDCQKEVNIFKKGGAETMAQEKKTDFLGSIPLDGNIVESSDNGLPFISNDSVASRKMNDIITKIIEKLEK from the coding sequence ATGCAAACTAATCCAGCTTTAGCCGAAAGAAAACAAAGAATTGATTCCAATATGTCCAAGATTAAGCATAAAATAGTAGTAATGAGCGGTAAAGGTGGCGTTGGTAAATCAACTACATCTGTTAATTTAGCTTATGGACTTTCATTAAGAGGATACAAAGTTGGTATTCTTGATGCTGATTTACATGGCCCAAATATTCCAATCATGTTTGGGAAAGAAGGCGTAAAGCTTTCAAAAATTTCTGAACCGTTGGAAATATCAGAAAATTTGCATATATCATCATTAAGTTTTTTTGTACCTGACAACTCTCCAGTTGTATGGAAAGGACCGCAAAAGATTACGGCGATAATGGAAATGCTGGAAGGAATTAGATGGGGAGAAATCGATTTTCTAATAGTCGATTTGCCGCCTGGAACAGGTGATGAGACACTAGGTATTGCACAGAATATAGGAACAGATTCTAAGGCAATAGTAGTTACAACACCACAAAAAGTTTCTATTCTAGATTCTACAAGAGCATTAAACTTTGCTAAATTAATTAATTTAAATGTGCTTGGAATAATCGAAAATATGAGTGGTTTTATTTGTCCTGACTGTCAAAAGGAAGTGAATATATTTAAAAAAGGCGGTGCCGAAACTATGGCGCAAGAGAAAAAAACTGACTTTTTAGGCTCAATACCATTGGATGGAAATATCGTGGAATCTAGTGATAATGGATTACCATTTATTTCAAATGATTCTGTAGCATCAAGAAAAATGAATGATATAATTACTAAAATAATTGAAAAATTAGAAAAGTAA
- a CDS encoding YiiX/YebB-like N1pC/P60 family cysteine hydrolase — translation MNICIKSNIRRILIFFIITLALLCKSKSEKYVWYTPREVIANVDMLEPGDILILSKRPTLRSMWGHAAVLNEHKKIVEFPSYSAGYSESPLYAWQNINRKIAIFRLKGINDKFKSELFKEINDTVTKPYGLTFHKNFDKRLYCSQFIYLVFKKAGERVGRDIDLDSNGGGWVMPFDIMDSPLLENIKLYS, via the coding sequence ATGAATATATGCATAAAATCAAATATCCGAAGAATACTAATATTTTTTATAATAACTTTGGCACTTTTATGTAAATCCAAATCAGAAAAATATGTATGGTATACTCCGAGAGAAGTGATTGCCAATGTAGATATGCTAGAACCGGGCGATATTCTTATTCTCTCTAAAAGACCGACATTACGTTCGATGTGGGGACATGCAGCAGTATTAAATGAACACAAAAAAATTGTTGAATTCCCGTCTTACTCTGCTGGATATAGTGAAAGTCCATTATATGCTTGGCAGAATATTAACAGAAAAATTGCTATTTTTAGGCTAAAAGGGATAAACGATAAGTTTAAATCCGAACTATTTAAAGAAATTAATGATACAGTAACAAAACCTTATGGTCTCACTTTCCATAAGAACTTTGATAAAAGACTTTATTGCTCACAATTTATATATCTTGTATTTAAGAAAGCTGGAGAAAGAGTGGGTCGTGACATAGATCTCGATTCCAATGGTGGAGGTTGGGTTATGCCTTTTGACATAATGGATTCTCCTCTCTTAGAAAATATTAAGCTATATTCATAA
- the metA gene encoding homoserine O-acetyltransferase MetA: protein MPIKIPNNLPAVDILAKENIFVMDENRALSQDIRPLKFIIINLMPTKIETETQLLRLLSNTPLQMEVTFLKMASYVSKNISKEHMSNFYKTFKDIKNDYFDGLIITGAPVENIPFEEVIYWKELSEIMEWSKTHVYSTMCICWGAQAALYYHYGIQKYPLKEKLFGIYPLNINIYHTMLLRGFDEVFNMPQSRHTEVRARDIKKVSELEIIACSEDAGVSIVRSRDKRNIFIMGHLEYDRMTLAKEYERDIKLGKDIKIPFNYYPDNDINKKPLFVWRAHANLLFSNWVNHHVYQGTPYDLTTLGDAPNFQI from the coding sequence ATGCCTATAAAAATACCAAATAACTTGCCGGCTGTAGATATTTTAGCAAAGGAGAACATCTTTGTAATGGATGAAAATAGAGCATTGTCGCAAGATATTCGTCCTTTAAAATTTATAATAATAAATTTAATGCCTACAAAAATAGAAACAGAGACTCAATTACTAAGATTACTTAGTAATACCCCTTTACAAATGGAAGTTACATTCTTAAAAATGGCTTCTTATGTTTCAAAGAATATCTCAAAGGAACACATGTCAAATTTTTATAAAACATTTAAGGATATAAAGAATGACTATTTTGATGGACTTATTATAACAGGAGCTCCAGTTGAAAATATTCCTTTTGAAGAAGTAATTTACTGGAAAGAACTTTCTGAGATTATGGAATGGAGTAAAACACATGTTTATTCAACAATGTGCATTTGCTGGGGGGCACAAGCTGCATTGTATTATCATTATGGAATACAGAAGTATCCTTTGAAAGAAAAACTTTTTGGAATTTATCCTTTAAATATTAACATTTATCATACGATGCTACTTCGGGGATTTGATGAAGTGTTTAATATGCCACAGTCAAGACATACTGAAGTTCGTGCAAGAGATATTAAAAAAGTTTCTGAACTGGAGATTATTGCATGTTCTGAAGATGCAGGAGTCAGCATTGTTCGTAGCCGAGATAAACGAAATATTTTTATTATGGGGCATTTGGAATATGACAGGATGACACTTGCAAAAGAATATGAAAGAGATATAAAATTAGGAAAAGATATAAAAATTCCATTTAATTATTATCCAGATAATGATATAAATAAGAAACCACTTTTTGTATGGCGAGCTCATGCAAATTTATTATTTTCTAATTGGGTGAATCATCATGTTTATCAAGGAACACCTTATGATCTTACAACATTGGGAGATGCTCCGAATTTTCAGATTTAA
- the dnaN gene encoding DNA polymerase III subunit beta, whose protein sequence is MLHIIVDRKSLLKAITIVENAVTENKIREVLSGIYIETHEGKAILRGTDLELSINTEIEAQIEEEGKIVIKHKLIEEFLKQISDEKITLIEENGKLVIKASSTNTEFSLYDSENFPVQSKLENGVEYVFEKEKLLNDIENVKISASPNPENLAVNCIRMEIEEDKLKLISSDTYRLTYIEQNLDDAQKGKENLSLSIPLKTIDGLIKIMKLIDEENITVKSDGSKVFFQFSNVEILTRTIDLQFPDYKSILNNSQHNKKILLNTKDFLSVLRRTAIFVRDNKEAKNGGIFNFANNKLLLTGTSENAQIKEEIVTIQEGGDLKISLNVRFLLDYISTIEGKVTVLELLNNKSSVIVKDEDNDKSLYFTMPLALRES, encoded by the coding sequence ATGTTACATATAATTGTAGATAGAAAATCATTATTAAAAGCTATAACTATAGTTGAAAATGCAGTAACTGAAAATAAAATAAGAGAAGTCCTTTCTGGAATTTATATTGAAACACACGAAGGAAAGGCAATTTTACGTGGAACAGATTTAGAGTTATCTATAAATACTGAAATAGAAGCTCAAATTGAAGAAGAAGGAAAAATTGTTATAAAACACAAATTAATCGAAGAATTTTTGAAACAAATTTCTGATGAAAAAATTACATTGATTGAAGAAAACGGAAAATTAGTAATTAAAGCAAGTTCAACAAACACTGAATTTTCTTTATATGACTCAGAAAATTTCCCAGTTCAGTCAAAACTGGAAAATGGAGTTGAATATGTCTTTGAAAAAGAAAAGTTATTAAATGATATTGAAAATGTAAAAATTTCGGCTTCTCCAAACCCAGAAAATCTTGCCGTAAACTGTATTAGAATGGAAATAGAGGAAGACAAGTTAAAACTCATCTCATCTGATACATACAGATTGACATATATTGAGCAAAATTTGGATGATGCTCAGAAAGGGAAGGAAAACCTTAGTTTAAGTATCCCATTAAAGACAATAGATGGACTAATAAAAATTATGAAACTTATTGATGAGGAAAATATTACAGTGAAATCAGATGGATCAAAAGTATTTTTCCAATTTTCAAATGTAGAAATATTAACTCGTACAATTGATTTACAATTTCCAGATTACAAATCAATTTTAAATAACTCACAACATAATAAAAAAATATTGCTAAATACAAAGGATTTTTTATCGGTGCTAAGAAGAACAGCTATATTTGTTAGGGATAACAAAGAAGCTAAAAATGGCGGAATATTTAATTTTGCAAATAACAAGCTATTGCTTACTGGAACAAGTGAAAATGCACAGATAAAAGAAGAAATTGTAACAATTCAGGAAGGTGGAGATTTAAAGATTTCATTAAACGTAAGATTTTTACTTGACTATATTTCCACAATTGAAGGGAAAGTAACTGTGCTGGAACTGTTAAATAATAAAAGTTCAGTAATTGTAAAAGATGAAGATAATGATAAGTCGCTGTACTTCACAATGCCACTAGCACTTAGAGAAAGTTAA
- a CDS encoding sigma-70 family RNA polymerase sigma factor: MEDNNLNLMSLYLSDIQKFDLLSKEEEYELLKRIRENNDEQARQLLILSNLRLVISTAKKSLGNGLPLIDLISEGNIGLIKAINKFDYEKGHRFSTYAVWWIKQSIKKAIINIGRDIRIPSYKYEQLSKVNRVIKDYTAIHGEAPSTEYIAKEVDLKESKVILLLGEFQDIMSLNETIGDNIYLEDIIGKNDDVEDKIIKEDQLIEMKDLLEKVLNKRERMILEYRYGLYDNKIHTLKEIGEQMGITRERVRQIEKKAITKLKEHLEEYKDIL, from the coding sequence ATGGAAGATAACAACTTAAACTTGATGTCGTTATATTTAAGTGATATTCAAAAATTTGATTTACTCTCAAAGGAGGAGGAATATGAACTATTAAAACGAATTAGGGAAAATAATGACGAACAGGCAAGGCAATTGTTAATTTTATCAAATTTAAGACTGGTAATAAGTACAGCTAAAAAATCTCTTGGAAATGGGCTTCCTCTGATTGATTTAATTAGTGAAGGTAATATTGGACTAATAAAGGCTATAAATAAGTTTGATTATGAAAAAGGTCATAGGTTCAGCACATATGCAGTATGGTGGATAAAACAGTCGATAAAAAAGGCTATCATTAATATAGGACGTGATATAAGAATACCATCTTATAAGTACGAGCAATTGTCAAAAGTAAATAGAGTCATAAAAGATTATACTGCCATTCATGGTGAAGCTCCATCGACAGAATATATTGCGAAGGAAGTTGATTTGAAGGAAAGTAAGGTTATCTTGCTTTTAGGTGAATTTCAGGATATAATGTCATTAAATGAAACAATAGGAGATAACATTTATTTGGAAGATATCATTGGGAAAAATGATGATGTTGAGGATAAAATAATAAAAGAAGATCAGCTTATCGAAATGAAAGATTTACTTGAAAAAGTTTTGAATAAGCGTGAAAGAATGATTCTTGAATATCGTTATGGACTGTATGACAACAAGATTCATACATTAAAGGAAATTGGAGAACAAATGGGAATTACTCGTGAAAGAGTTAGACAAATAGAAAAAAAGGCTATAACAAAATTAAAAGAACATTTGGAAGAATATAAGGATATACTGTAA
- a CDS encoding NAD(P)H-dependent glycerol-3-phosphate dehydrogenase, with protein MKNILVIGGGSWGTCLSKLLVENGHKVYLWEHNEEVRKVIRDTKENPKFLPNIKLPDSLNVVDDYADVLENSEKYGKIDILLLATPTQFLRNILKRLKNFLNYNIILVNVAKGLEIATKKRISEIIAEELGNKPYNYVLLAGPTHAEEVAQKLPSAILSVSENEEAAKTVQTTFSNLYFRVYTGTDLMGAELAGALKNCLAIAAGIADGMGYGDNTKAALITRGINEMFEIAKYYKANPKTFMGLSGLGDIIVTCTSKHSRNRFVGEKLGQGEKIEDIVSHMNMVSEGAETIKALYKIIKENNLKAPIFTALYEVIYDGKPVSELESTFMSRDLKSEFLS; from the coding sequence ATGAAAAACATATTAGTCATTGGTGGTGGAAGCTGGGGGACATGTCTTTCAAAATTATTAGTAGAAAATGGACATAAAGTCTATTTATGGGAGCATAATGAAGAAGTAAGAAAAGTAATTCGTGATACAAAGGAAAATCCAAAATTTTTACCCAATATAAAATTACCAGACAGTCTTAATGTTGTGGATGATTATGCAGATGTTCTTGAAAATTCTGAAAAATATGGAAAAATTGACATTCTTTTATTAGCAACTCCTACGCAATTTTTAAGAAACATTTTAAAAAGATTGAAAAATTTCTTAAATTATAATATAATATTGGTAAATGTTGCAAAAGGGCTAGAAATTGCTACTAAAAAGAGAATTTCTGAAATAATAGCTGAGGAGCTTGGAAACAAGCCGTATAATTATGTTCTGCTGGCAGGACCGACACACGCTGAAGAAGTGGCTCAAAAATTGCCATCTGCCATACTTTCTGTATCTGAAAATGAAGAAGCAGCCAAAACGGTACAAACTACATTTAGTAATCTTTATTTCAGAGTCTATACAGGAACAGACCTTATGGGTGCTGAACTTGCCGGAGCATTAAAGAACTGCCTTGCAATCGCAGCGGGAATTGCTGATGGAATGGGTTATGGAGATAATACAAAGGCAGCTCTAATAACTCGTGGAATTAATGAAATGTTTGAAATTGCAAAATATTACAAAGCCAATCCTAAAACATTTATGGGATTATCAGGGCTTGGAGATATTATTGTAACTTGTACAAGTAAACACAGTAGAAATAGATTTGTGGGAGAGAAACTAGGACAAGGTGAAAAAATTGAAGATATAGTTTCTCACATGAATATGGTGTCAGAAGGTGCAGAAACAATAAAGGCTCTTTATAAAATTATAAAGGAAAATAACCTGAAAGCACCAATTTTTACAGCACTTTACGAAGTAATATACGATGGGAAGCCAGTTTCAGAACTGGAATCTACATTTATGAGCAGAGATTTAAAGTCAGAATTTTTAAGTTAA
- the plsY gene encoding glycerol-3-phosphate 1-O-acyltransferase PlsY — protein sequence MIMILLMALAYILGSVPNALWIGKVFKGIDIREHGSRNTGSTNAARVLGAKLGILTLILDVSKGLVPTLTAILLKVDFFENLTKISNFDYVLVGICAILGHVFSIFMNFKGGKAVATTLGVFLILVPKAILFAAIVFFVVFAISKYVSLSSILAAISLPIFIYFLYQEIIYIILGILIAILIVVKHRSNIERLKNGTESKFSLKNKK from the coding sequence ATGATTATGATTTTATTAATGGCACTGGCATATATTTTAGGAAGTGTGCCAAATGCACTTTGGATAGGAAAAGTTTTTAAAGGGATAGATATTCGTGAGCATGGGAGCAGGAATACCGGCTCAACAAATGCTGCACGTGTTTTGGGAGCGAAATTAGGTATTTTGACATTAATTTTAGATGTTTCTAAAGGATTAGTTCCAACATTGACAGCAATCTTATTAAAAGTTGATTTTTTTGAAAATTTGACAAAAATTTCAAATTTTGATTATGTACTAGTTGGAATCTGTGCAATTTTAGGTCATGTTTTTTCTATTTTTATGAATTTTAAAGGTGGGAAGGCTGTTGCAACGACACTTGGAGTATTTCTGATTTTAGTGCCAAAAGCGATATTGTTTGCTGCAATTGTATTTTTTGTGGTTTTTGCAATTTCAAAATACGTTTCATTATCTTCTATTTTAGCGGCTATATCACTTCCAATTTTTATATATTTTTTGTATCAGGAAATAATATATATTATTTTAGGAATTTTGATAGCAATCTTAATTGTAGTGAAACATAGAAGTAATATCGAAAGATTAAAAAATGGTACAGAATCTAAATTTAGCCTAAAAAATAAGAAGTAG
- a CDS encoding MATE family efflux transporter has product MEKKREELLKGSILKLFVKYFIPTLIGSAAVVLYNIVDRFFVGKISEKALAGAGIAFYIVMLIIAFSMFIGVGAGTIISIRLGQGKKGEAKKILGNAVTLFTILGLSLYVLLILNINTVLRYSGANNETLPYARAYLEIILLAILPLFYSFGLTNVLNAAGAPRVAMFSMLIGAVVNIALDYVAVMIMHTGIEGTAYATLIGNVLSAIFVLWFLIAGKLPFKIDMFGFKLEEESIITIKFSKMKLDSKIVKDIFSIGMSPFLLQAASSGVGLVTNKIVDTYGGTYGVAVMTIINSYLPIMTMSVYSVSQAVQPIIGFNYGAQNFTRVKKSLMTAINAGVILSFIFWVIVMLLPKELILFFNEKSTPEALREGVKAIRIYFSLVVISSFGITVPNYFQATGRSKYSVILNLLRQVVIFLLVVIIFSNIWKLDGVWLAQPFTDLLFFLILLIFLYKEKKFFDKMIENQNHLLEYKETDEDGNSDK; this is encoded by the coding sequence ATGGAAAAAAAACGTGAAGAGCTGTTAAAAGGTTCTATTTTGAAATTATTTGTAAAATATTTCATACCAACGCTTATTGGATCTGCGGCAGTTGTTTTATACAATATTGTTGACAGGTTCTTTGTTGGAAAAATTAGCGAAAAGGCACTTGCTGGTGCGGGAATTGCTTTTTATATTGTTATGCTGATTATCGCCTTTTCAATGTTTATTGGAGTTGGAGCTGGAACTATCATTTCAATTCGGCTTGGACAGGGGAAAAAGGGAGAAGCTAAGAAAATATTGGGAAATGCAGTAACCTTATTTACTATTTTAGGACTTTCGCTGTATGTACTTTTAATATTGAATATTAACACAGTTTTACGATATTCCGGTGCTAACAATGAGACATTGCCATATGCAAGGGCTTATCTGGAAATAATATTACTAGCAATCTTGCCTTTGTTTTATTCATTTGGACTGACAAATGTTTTAAATGCGGCTGGAGCACCGAGAGTTGCGATGTTTTCAATGCTGATTGGTGCAGTTGTAAATATTGCTCTGGATTATGTGGCTGTAATGATTATGCATACTGGAATCGAAGGAACTGCTTATGCAACATTGATTGGAAATGTACTATCTGCGATATTTGTACTTTGGTTTCTGATTGCCGGGAAATTACCATTTAAAATTGATATGTTTGGATTTAAGCTGGAAGAAGAAAGTATTATTACAATAAAATTTTCAAAAATGAAATTAGATTCAAAAATAGTAAAGGATATTTTTTCAATAGGAATGTCACCATTTTTGTTACAAGCTGCAAGTTCAGGAGTAGGACTTGTAACAAATAAAATTGTAGACACTTATGGCGGGACTTACGGTGTAGCAGTTATGACAATTATAAATTCATATTTACCAATTATGACGATGAGTGTTTATTCAGTTTCGCAGGCTGTTCAGCCAATAATTGGATTTAATTATGGTGCCCAAAATTTTACAAGAGTGAAAAAATCATTAATGACAGCTATAAATGCAGGAGTTATATTATCTTTTATATTTTGGGTAATTGTAATGCTTTTACCTAAAGAGCTAATTTTGTTCTTTAATGAAAAAAGTACGCCTGAAGCTTTGAGAGAGGGAGTAAAAGCCATTAGAATATATTTTTCACTTGTAGTAATTTCATCTTTTGGAATAACTGTACCAAACTATTTTCAGGCAACGGGACGTTCAAAATATTCAGTTATATTGAATTTATTAAGACAAGTTGTTATATTTCTGTTAGTTGTCATAATTTTTTCAAATATTTGGAAGTTAGACGGTGTATGGCTTGCACAGCCATTTACTGATTTGCTGTTTTTCTTGATATTGTTAATTTTCTTGTATAAGGAGAAAAAATTTTTTGACAAAATGATAGAAAATCAAAATCATCTACTGGAATATAAGGAAACAGATGAAGATGGAAATAGCGATAAATAA
- the lpxB gene encoding lipid-A-disaccharide synthase produces MINNNKNEIIKEKNNDLSIVKSQKKKKIFISCGEMSGDLHASYIVEEMRKKDKNVEFFGVVGDKSIEAGVKTVNHIKNNDVMGFVEALKKYSYFMEKAHEYLEFIKENEIETVIFVDFGGFNLKFFELLKKKILEKKLQNLRMVYYIPPKVWAWGKKRIEKLKKFDDVIVIFPFEKAYYDNTLKNNESKGLKVEYFGNPFVDKYEFSDKLGEKILLLPGSRRQEIEKFLPVIMELVRNEKVKNEKFLMKLASKDHIKYIHNFEKKYKINVHKIPNLEITFDEIKNIRKDCKYAIATSGTVTFEISLMGLPVIVVYKTSKINAFIARKIVKIKYITLTNLNANKEIFKELLQEDFSVEKLLEEMEIMEKNKENVVLELKKERKKLGNFGVLEKIADYLLENKD; encoded by the coding sequence ATGATAAATAATAATAAAAATGAAATAATAAAAGAAAAAAACAATGATTTATCAATAGTAAAATCTCAAAAAAAGAAAAAAATCTTTATTTCCTGCGGTGAAATGTCTGGAGATTTACACGCTTCATACATTGTGGAGGAAATGAGAAAAAAAGATAAAAATGTTGAGTTTTTTGGTGTGGTTGGAGATAAATCGATAGAGGCTGGAGTTAAGACAGTAAACCATATTAAGAATAATGATGTTATGGGATTTGTAGAGGCTTTGAAAAAGTACAGTTATTTTATGGAAAAAGCCCATGAATATTTAGAATTTATCAAGGAAAATGAAATAGAAACTGTTATTTTTGTTGATTTTGGAGGATTTAACCTGAAATTTTTTGAGTTATTGAAAAAGAAAATTTTGGAAAAAAAACTGCAGAATCTGAGAATGGTTTATTATATTCCGCCTAAAGTATGGGCTTGGGGAAAAAAAAGAATTGAGAAATTAAAGAAATTTGATGATGTTATTGTAATTTTTCCTTTTGAAAAGGCATATTATGACAATACTTTGAAAAATAATGAATCAAAAGGACTTAAAGTAGAGTATTTTGGAAACCCATTTGTTGACAAATATGAATTTTCTGATAAGCTGGGAGAAAAAATATTGCTTCTTCCAGGAAGCAGACGACAGGAAATTGAAAAATTTTTGCCAGTAATTATGGAACTGGTTAGAAATGAAAAAGTTAAAAATGAGAAATTTTTAATGAAGCTGGCAAGCAAGGATCATATAAAATATATACATAATTTTGAGAAAAAATACAAAATTAATGTTCATAAAATTCCAAATTTGGAAATAACTTTTGATGAAATAAAAAACATTCGTAAAGATTGTAAATACGCAATAGCGACTTCGGGAACAGTAACTTTTGAAATATCGCTTATGGGACTGCCTGTGATAGTAGTTTACAAAACATCTAAAATTAATGCTTTTATTGCAAGAAAGATAGTCAAAATAAAATATATAACGCTTACTAATCTAAATGCAAATAAAGAAATTTTTAAAGAACTGCTGCAGGAAGATTTTTCGGTAGAAAAACTGCTTGAAGAAATGGAAATTATGGAAAAAAATAAAGAAAATGTTGTTTTGGAATTAAAAAAAGAAAGAAAAAAACTAGGTAATTTTGGAGTTTTGGAAAAAATTGCTGATTATTTGTTAGAAAATAAAGATTAA
- a CDS encoding LpxI family protein, translating into MEKVGLIAGNGKLPELFLNQCILKGIEPFSVYLFESVEESVKKHKNSVKYSVAQVGKIISYFKKNGIKHLIMLGKVEKNLIFSNLKFDLTATKILLSTKNKKDKNILKAIIDYIESENIEVLPQNYLMDEYIAGNETYTKVLPSKNEEKTIEIGIEAARMLTDIDAGQTVVVKDESVIALEGVEGTDKAILRGGELAGKNCIVIKMARRHQDYRIDIPTIGLETIKKVVEINGRGIIIEADKMLFIDKEEVIKFANKNKIFIKGIEI; encoded by the coding sequence ATGGAAAAAGTAGGTTTGATTGCTGGAAATGGGAAATTGCCTGAATTATTTTTGAATCAATGTATTTTGAAAGGGATTGAGCCATTTTCGGTTTATCTATTTGAAAGTGTGGAAGAAAGTGTAAAAAAGCATAAAAATTCTGTGAAATACAGTGTTGCTCAAGTTGGGAAAATAATTTCATATTTTAAGAAAAATGGCATAAAGCACTTAATAATGCTAGGAAAAGTTGAAAAAAATTTGATATTTTCAAATTTAAAGTTTGATTTGACAGCAACTAAGATATTATTATCTACAAAAAATAAAAAAGATAAAAATATTTTAAAGGCAATAATTGATTACATTGAATCAGAAAATATCGAAGTTCTGCCTCAAAATTATCTAATGGACGAGTATATTGCAGGAAATGAAACATATACAAAAGTTTTACCAAGTAAAAATGAGGAAAAAACAATAGAAATTGGAATTGAGGCAGCAAGAATGCTTACAGATATTGATGCAGGGCAAACAGTTGTTGTAAAAGATGAGTCAGTCATCGCTCTTGAAGGAGTGGAAGGTACTGATAAGGCAATTTTACGTGGTGGAGAATTAGCTGGGAAAAACTGCATTGTGATAAAAATGGCAAGGCGTCATCAGGATTATCGTATAGACATTCCAACAATTGGTTTGGAAACGATAAAAAAAGTTGTAGAAATTAATGGACGTGGAATTATAATCGAAGCTGATAAAATGCTGTTTATTGATAAAGAGGAAGTTATAAAATTTGCAAATAAAAATAAAATTTTTATAAAAGGAATTGAGATTTAA